In Zingiber officinale cultivar Zhangliang chromosome 11B, Zo_v1.1, whole genome shotgun sequence, a single window of DNA contains:
- the LOC122034539 gene encoding NDR1/HIN1-like protein 1, with protein sequence MGGCHRHDGCYENLRHNLYSILCCGYDGDDYCCDSCEKRHRRLIIAAKIVSGILFLVGLTIFIVWLVLRPTKPTFYLRDATVSQFNLSLPDNLLNAVVQVTVASHNSNGRIGVYYDRLDVFVTYQDQQITAAAAILPFYQGHEDINVWSPYLSGTSVPVAPYLCRALQQDEAAGILLLYVKMDGSIRWKVGSWTSGHYRLEVSCLAFFSFTSSSAGVPVLQFLHGTSCSTSV encoded by the exons ATGGGCGGCTGCCACCGCCACGATGGCTGCTACGAAAACCTCCGCCACAATTTGTACTCCATCCTCTGCTGCGGCTACGACGGCGATGATTACTGTTGCGACTCCTGCGAGAAGCGCCACCGCAGGCTGATCATCGCGGCGAAGATCGTCAGTGGCATTCTTTTCCTGGTCGGCCTCACTATCTTCATCGTCTGGCTGGTGCTGCGCCCCACCAAACCCACCTTCTACCTCCGCGACGCCACCGTCTCCCAGTTCAACCTCTCCCTCCCCGACAACCTCCTCAACGCCGTCGTGCAGGTCACCGTCGCATCCCATAACTCTAACGGCCGGATCGGCGTCTACTACGACCGCCTCGACGTCTTCGTCACCTACCAG GACCAGCAAATTACGGCGGCTGCCGCTATCCTGCCCTTCTACCAAGGCCACGAAGACATCAACGTCTGGTCACCGTACCTCTCCGGTACCTCAGTGCCTGTGGCTCCGTACCTCTGCAGAGCCCTGCAGCAGGACGAGGCCGCCGGCATCCTCCTGCTCTACGTGAAGATGGACGGCTCCATTCGATGGAAGGTCGGATCCTGGACCTCCGGCCACTACCGCCTCGAGGTCTCCTGCCTTGCCTTCTTCTCCTTCACCAGCTCCTCCGCCGGCGTCCCCGTTCTCCAGTTCCTCCACGGCACTTCTTGCAGCACAAGTGTTTGA